cttggaTCTGCTGGcatgtctctctcacacacaccctaaacaaaagagaaacaattctttacgtattcatttatttaaaaaatacagtccaatcatgtgtggtAACTTGCATTATATAAAGAGatatcaaataattacaaaaatgaaatatgagtcaACAAACTCAGTCATTGTTGGGTGTTGGTGAACACTGGAGTGTCACCCAAAATGTCAAGGTGTATCACCTTTGACACATATGTcataggttcgccatcactgagCTAGATTATACTGTAAAGCAAAACCTGTGTGTTGTAACCAGTCATTGCTCTGGAATCTAACCAGCAGAGTTTACTGCCTAGAAATCAGAAACCCGAGTGCAAAAGTTCAGCTAAGTGCAGGAATTACCCTGAGAAAAGGTTAACTCCAGCACAAATTTATTTACACAGTTGTAGAGCAAATGCAACTCTAAAGATGGTCAATGGGTCAGACTATGTTGCACATGTAATTTGACCTGCAGAACTTTGATGAAAGATAAAATACTTCTTCATCTATTTGGTTCATTAGAAATAAATACTTCCTTAGTTTTATAGCCTGCTCTAATCCAACAGCTTCAGGGGCAtaagaaaacaaataaacaaaacaaacctgTGGAACAGAATCACACTGTAACTATTGTAAGGAAATATCACCACCTTTTCCCAATTCAATCCCGAAGACCAATGCAAACCAGCAGGGTTTTATAAAAATATTCACGCTGGGTGAGTCTGCACTGGAAATAATTTCCATAATGGATGAGCAACCACAGATGCCTTTTTGTGCCCTTGATGACCAAGCCCGATAAACAGATTGTATCAGGAAGGTACTGTCCTTAGTGATTTTCAGAGAGCATGCTAGGTCACAAGGATACATTGAAGTCACAAAACTCACATCGACCAAAGTTGTTTTATAAGACATGTCCATGACAAGTCTCATCATTCTGCAGCAGTGGAATACAACTCCATGTTTTAAGTGAAATTACACCTGCTTTGAAGCGAATACTTCCACTTGAAGTGAATACGCAGTAATTTAAACAGAGAACAAATTATGCACTGGTGCCTACAAACACAAGTTGCTGAAGGCTAGTACACCAATCCTTCAACCAGCTGTTGGAAGGATAGCTTAGCCCATTTCAACAAAATTCTAATACAGTAGACACTTGTGTGTAGGAATTATTATCAAACTTACATATAAATCATAATGTGATCACATGCACATGCTTCTCTCTGTGTGCACTTGCTGCACATGCAGAGGGGAGCTGCAGCACATGATGGCTTCCCAAGTGAAAAGCGTGCATCTAAGGCAACTTATTACGATCTACATGCAAATTTTATGTTAATACCCACAGAAAAGTGTGCATGTCAAAAGACTGCAACTTGTGAATGCAAATATTTTGTTCTTTTCTTGAGAAGTTTTTTTCTAACCCAGACATAATATTATTGCTTTGCTCAAACACAGAAATCAGTTTTAAAGTCGTTGTGCAAAGGAAAAATGCTAAGCTGAAATTAAAACACAGCTGCCAAAAGCTATGAAATGGAGTGTTTGGCAAAAGCACTAAGTAAGCAACAGTTCTGCTTTGCCAAGTGCTACTTACATCACATACATGCATTTTCCTTGAagacaagcaaaacaaaactgtgATTCATTACTTTTGACTGCTCCGTTACACATGTTCTTTTGTATGTACACATGCACCTTGGGCCCATAAAGTTATCTTAATTCACAGACATTTGTCAAAAAAACAtatccataattttttttaaaaggtgaagtATGAAGAGATAGACCACAGCTCCATGCGACATACAAAAGTAAGGGTAGAAAGTCACATTAGCACATAACAAATTAGCTCTTCAATAATAAACAATACTCAAACAAGCACAAACAAGGAGGACAACCAATTAAAACCTATTCTGAGTTGGAAAAACTGCACCATACACATGTGGCATTGACAGGGGTTGGGGTCATGAGTTGACACTTGCGCAGCAGTTAAGTCCCCAGCATCCTGAGAAGGTTCTTCAACAATGACTCCTGACCAGGTGCTGCTCCGGGTTGGGCCTTCTTGTGTGTGTGCCTCCCCCCATTCTGTACCCTGCTACCACATGTAAAGACAACCacacctcctccttctcttatTTCCACCCAGATATAAAGAGTAGACAGTGCAAGACCACTGATCACAGAAGCAGGCAAATAAGCATGGGTTGCAAGGAGCTTCTACTGCTGGGTCTAATCGCGCACCAGTCCTTTCCACTTGGGAAACATGGTGAGAAAGAGTGGACCTGCCATGCTTTCCACAGGGAGAACCCAAGCAAGTGAGTCAGCAGACAATTTAGGCAATTGCTTCTGCCTAAATCCACTCAGCCTCTCATTCTGGGTGGTACAGTGAGGAAGAAGACCAGCTGCTTCATTCAGAGGATGAGCAAAGACAAATAAAAAGAAGTAGCAGCAGCATTGCCTCTGTCCACCTGTCCTCTCTTTCTTTGGGCAACATCAAAGGAGGCTTGGACCCAGTTATGCTGCCCAGAAACTGCATGCAAATAAGCAAGAGAAAGTAAGCAGCTGCCTACAGTCTCTGCCCATTTGCTTACCATTGGTCTTGAGCGGCAAAGAGGATTGGCACCTTTGCCCACTCGCTTACCCCTTCTCATGGAAGCATGGAGGATTGGGTCCCCTGGAACACAGCAACATTGCCATGACACCCAGAGGGAAGGTACAGGCAAGAAAAAGTGgaagcagcagcttctccaactCTGCTCCATCTCTGTAGCACTGAGCTTGTTGAGCCTAATCCGCACCACCCAGAGGAAGAATATAGGCAAGAAACTTTGCAGGAACAATCACAACCTCTGTCTGCTTACTCTTCCTCACTCCACATGGAAGACTGAACCAGTGAGGATGCTCAATAAGAAAGAACTCAAGAGGAGAAGAGCCACAACCCCCACTCTCTAGACAGTGTGGGAGGGAGGACTGGGAGGGAGAGGTTAGGGGCCACCAAAACCATATTGCCAAGGGCTCCTCAGAATATTGAGCACAAAATTCAGCCACCCAAGATCATCTCTCATTGAGAGATATAAGTTTCTAGCCTTTAgcatttcctttcttcttccccactcccaccaccaccatcccaccTTTTTTGAATTCCTCAAGCATGGCATCAAGCTTGGTGTCATTGAAGACAAAGTGCAGCGGATGGTTATAGAAACGGGTGATAGTCTTGAGTGGAGTGCAGTCATCAGGATCCACAAAGGCCAAGTCCTTGACAAAAAGAAGGTCCACGATATTGGAGCGATCCCCTTCAAAAACAGGGATGCGAGTATAACCACTCTCCATAATCTCAGACATAGTGTTGAAATCAAGCACAGCCTCAGCAGTTATCATGAAGCAGTCTCGAAGCGGGGTCATGACATCCTCCACTGTCTTTGTGCGCAGTTCCAGGGCCCCTTGGATGATGTTCAGCTCCTCCTTGACCAGGTCGTTGTAAGGGTCAGTAACCCTCAACATCTCAAGCAGTTTCTCCCGGTTGTAGACAGTGCCAATCTCCTGCCCTAAAACACAATCCAAGAGCTTACTGACCGGGTAAGAGGCCGGGAAAGTCATCATCATGAAAAACTTGGTGAGAAAGATGGTGTTGGCGCCCACGGCGAGGCCATGCCGAGAACATATAGCCTGTGGCACAATCTCCCCAAAGATGACGATGCCAATGGTGGAGACCACCACGGCCACCAGCCCGGACCCGGCAATGTCATCGAGCAGGATGGTAAGAGTGGTGTTGACCAGCACATTgcccaggaggagggagcagagcaggtaGTTGCCCTGGCGGCGCACGGGCTCGATGCGCTTGGCGTAGTTCTTCTCCTTCTCCGTGCCACAGTTCTGGACAATGCGCAGCTCCATGGGGTCCAGGGCCATGAGCCCCAGGTTGAGGCCGCTGAACATGCCCgagaggcagagcaggagggagatgaagaTGACCTGGAGCCAGAAGGGCAGCAGGAACTTCTTCTCCTCGCCCACGATCATCTTGGTGTCCTCGCCGTCGTGGTAGACCCAGGTGGTCTCGGTCCAGGGCCCCCCGTCGGGGCCGAGGATGCCCCCGCCACCGCCACCGCCCCCGGGGGCGCCGCCCGGGCCCCCCAGCACGGCCGGGGAGGACACGGAGGTGCAGAGGTAGTAGGACTTGCTCTTCTCGGTCTTGCGCAGGGGCTTGATCTCGATCTCGATGATGCCGGAGGTGCGGCGCGTGAGGGTGATGTGCGGCCGGATGATGATGTCCGAGGTGCGGATGCCGCAGCGCTGCGGGGCGGCGGGGGCCGGGCCGTCCTCCTGCCCGGCCGGCGGCCGCCTGCCCTCGCCGTCGCGCCGGCGCTCGTGCTCGGTGAAGGCGATGCGGGACCAGGTCTCGTTGTTGATGTTCTGCCCGTAGACGCGCAGCTTGACGTGGGTGCGCTCGCTCACCCGCAGCGCGCCGCCCTCCATGAACGACACGTCGTCCGTGTCCTCCAGCCGCAGCCCGATGATCACCGTCTCCTCGGCGTCCGCCGCGCCCGGCGACGACGGGGACCCCAAGGCGGCGCGCGGGGGCTGCTCCCCCAGGCAGCGGCTCAGCaggagccccagcagcagcagcgccccgCCGCCCCCCGGCCCCGCCGCCATGTTCCCGGCAGGGAAGCTCACCGCGGCGCCGGCTCCATCGCGCGGCACTCGGCGCACGCGGCCCTCCGGGGATGACAG
This portion of the Tiliqua scincoides isolate rTilSci1 chromosome 3, rTilSci1.hap2, whole genome shotgun sequence genome encodes:
- the CNNM2 gene encoding metal transporter CNNM2, coding for MAAGPGGGGALLLLGLLLSRCLGEQPPRAALGSPSSPGAADAEETVIIGLRLEDTDDVSFMEGGALRVSERTHVKLRVYGQNINNETWSRIAFTEHERRRDGEGRRPPAGQEDGPAPAAPQRCGIRTSDIIIRPHITLTRRTSGIIEIEIKPLRKTEKSKSYYLCTSVSSPAVLGGPGGAPGGGGGGGGILGPDGGPWTETTWVYHDGEDTKMIVGEEKKFLLPFWLQVIFISLLLCLSGMFSGLNLGLMALDPMELRIVQNCGTEKEKNYAKRIEPVRRQGNYLLCSLLLGNVLVNTTLTILLDDIAGSGLVAVVVSTIGIVIFGEIVPQAICSRHGLAVGANTIFLTKFFMMMTFPASYPVSKLLDCVLGQEIGTVYNREKLLEMLRVTDPYNDLVKEELNIIQGALELRTKTVEDVMTPLRDCFMITAEAVLDFNTMSEIMESGYTRIPVFEGDRSNIVDLLFVKDLAFVDPDDCTPLKTITRFYNHPLHFVFNDTKLDAMLEEFKKGKSHLAIVQRVNNEGEGDPFYEVLGIVTLEDVIEEIIKSEILDETDLYTDNKTKKKVAHRERKQDFSAFKQTDSEMKVKISPQLLLAMHRFLATEVEAFGPSQMSEKILLRLLKHPNVIQELKYDEKNKKALEYYLYQRNKPVDYFILILQGKVEVEAGKEGMKFEAGAFSYYGVMALTASPVPLSLSRTFVVSRTELLAAGSPAENKSPPRPCGLNHSDSLSRGDRIDTVTPTLGNSNNQLNSSFVQVYVPDYSVRAISDIQYVKISRQQYQNALMASRMDKTPQSSDSETTKIELTLTELHDGLPDETANLLNEQNCVTHNKSNHSMHSDGAI